The following is a genomic window from Solanum lycopersicum chromosome 6, SLM_r2.1.
aaaatgatttaattttttccttgtaTTGGACATCAATTGATCTTAAacattaattttcaaagttaaagatgttttttcttttaatggaTTATGACAAAATATGTGTGTAACTAAATTCAATAAATGAATGCATTTTGCtttgatttaatataaaaattctatacggataaaaaaaaattattcattgatTCATTTGGTTTCAATCATAAATTATTCGACTATATGAAaacctaaaaattattttgagttcAACGATAGCAAAGTGATTTCACCAAGCTAGAAATACTTGAATTTTAACAACTAACTTACTTCAAAAGTTAAACCAATTCATTTAACTCTCAAGAATTCAACAAAAATTGTGGTTATAATatgaatttcttattattttgcTTAATTGTCATGATAAATGAcggtttaaaatttgaaaacgttttataaattaaacaaatgaagtaataattattataaatttataaatattacaaagcaaaaaataaaattaaaaaacagattacaattaattaaaatttatatctatttacgtaaattagtaaaatcaaagtcataattttctaataatcaagcaacaaaaaaaatatactactaAGTATAAACAAAGAATTGTCACGTGATTTTACCCCTTCCCACCAAGATAgcgtgttattattattattattaatttttttgaaatattacatGTTGCTGAGAGAACATCATAACACTCTCTTGCgtcatttttacttgttttgtactaaaaacgtttttcacttttaacttttagtatattaatttcatataaatattattattacatcttcctaattattagtattattttttaggAGACGTGTAAAATTTTacgaataaataaaaatgaatggagaaaataaatttgtaaatatGTGGTTGTGGGGCCATCTCTTTCCCCAAATTCCATTTTTGTGGAATAATCAGTATTACTTTGACGGGGCCCAATTTTCAAATGTTCCAAGACGACGTCTTACAATTTGTGAGAAGAATAATTGTTggtcaaaaaaaagaaaaaagaaatatgccCATTTGCTAATAAAATTCTTATCttgaagataattttattttttttaaaaataaatttggattttaaaaattattttcgtcTCAATAAtatccttatttttattaaataattatggaaGATACTAATTGCCAAATTAaggtttttaaaacataaacaatagagttaatttaattaaataaatcacaaatatatatttatcaacttAACATCACCAAGTAAAATGAAAGGAAGGagtattaattactattttctttattatttttacttgttataCTATTCTAGagattgattattatttttgtttattaaatttagaaaattaaaagataagtATTACTTTATTTCtgattaatttttgtaattaattataatgtattaaatttattaattttttttaaaaattaatactaaacaaataaaaataaactgagAAATACTGTTAGAATTTACGCTCCACTAATCTATTCGATTATTCCAAATTCTCACCAGTCACATCATAAATGGGACTAGTCTTACATCACTAATGctctttttatttatgagtATCAAATTagtgaattaaattaattttgaatagaCCAATAATAAATTGATGTTAAAATGGACTGGATTGtaatttattcatataaatatgGATAAGAATGAATTTTAGccaaatataatttgaataaaattttatttttacctcttgtaattctttaatttagttttttccttttttaattcttttaaaactattttactTATGCTTGTCTATTTCTTTTTCTCagtatttgaaatatattttaaagtatgtCTATGATTATGCTATGATACATGCATAATTAGATTTACACAATCAAATTAAGTAAATACacacataaaattaaattaaaagaacgttatttcatgaaatttcatatatgaaaaacaatatcatataaactcacaacaaatatatttatcatacatATGGAATTTAACATGTTCAAGAGATCACAAGTTCAAATTGTGAATAGAATCTCTTGTAAAATGATAATGTAGTGTACAAACCGACTTCAACTTTATAATTTGATCATAAAGTCGAACTGATCTATGGAGAATGGTTTTTCAaaagtttcttcttttttttttttaagagaaaaatgaaCCTCAAAAGATGTTTgtttccaattttattttaatttttgaaaaagttcGAACTCATGAGGTTGATTTCGAAACAATAAAATGCATTATCCAATATTTGACCCCTACTTCTGTGGTAGAATGCATTTTAATCACTACTAGATAATGAATGCTTATTGATTAAagattatagtttttatttgtaCTTTTTAAACGTATATTTTGGTGAAAAAATTAACTTGTCACTTCTAAGCAAACGTTGATCACAACCAGCATGATGAAACAAAATTATCTAGGAATCATAGACTACAAAAGACGAGAACTAAAGAAATCACTATAGGAACAGAgtcaagttaattattttttcttgtatgaACATATATAGTATCAAGAATATACATGGGCAAATATCGAATGTGGCTCCCAACCTCAGCCGCGATTGCGCAGATAATTAGTGCTTACagtaaacaaaaaagaaagaagagttGACTACTTGCAACATGTTAAAGGCAagtaaatttcaattcaacTCTAGGATTAGATTCTGTTACGCATTGCTGGAGCTGAAGAATTAAGGGTTCTTTTGCTAACCAGGGAACGATATCAATCAATTCTGTATTTATATCAAATACTTAAGTATCAGGATGACATGATAATAACCTTGCCCAGTATTATGTGATTCATCCTAAGGAAGGTTAGCTCGCTTTGGAGGTTGCTCTACTGATTCTGTCTCCTGAAAATATAAGTGGGACAGATAAGTTAGTCACCGTTCTAGTTCTAAATAAATCATCTATAGAGGATGTGCTTAAGGACAATGTCTGAAGCAGCTTACACAGAacagacaaaaaaaaatcaaaccaaaccactCCGCATAATAATATCTGAAAAACTAATAAGTTTGTCACTGAAAATTTATTATCATGCACTGatcaataaaaaagttaaagtcATGCAATTGGGTAGTTAGAAATATTGTCACAGCCAGTAACAAAACAATCAAGCTGATGAACTTTTGCACCTTTTATCATAACTAAGAGGTGCCAGTAATTGTTGTTTAAAGAGACTAAACTAAAGTTAGTGTCGCTGCAACTATCCATGTTCACTCTAGGAAGTTTTCCAACCCCATAAATATATGAATGATTTGACAATCCAACGGGAGAGGGATACTAACCTCTTGggatattttttcattttgggTGTTGGGGATGGGAGGTGGGGTAGGAGAGTTTTGTAGTACCTGTTGAATAGCTTGAGCCCTGGATAAGGTCTTGAGCTGGCAGTTTTCTATGTTTGAGAGCAGCTGCATTACAGTTTTCAGCTGAGGAACACTGCAATCATTAACTTTGACATGAGAGGAGTTGAAAAAAGAGTAGCCAAGACAGCTGAATCCGGAAGAATAATTCTTCCATCTCAAAGGAAGAAACTTCCATTGCAATTATCAAAGTAAGATCACACTAGCATTAAATAAGACTGATAGTTGTTCATCTATTGTCAAGCTTacccaaaaaaagaataaaatcttgGCTTTATTGATCATAAACTTTAATGGTCAAACTTGTGATAATCTACGCAAGTGAGTAAGTAGTCAAAAGAAAATTCTAAATCGCATCCATCTTCATGCCTAACGTGGAAAAATATCAGGCTATGCAACTCTACAGACTAGAAACACTTAGTGGTAAGAAGAACGCACTCTCTTTTACACATGATCCAAATCTTCCTCCTTTCAATTTCTCTTGCTTTACAAAGAGAGCTGATCAATGTATAATTTCTCATTAGAGCATATCTACCTAGTTCCATACCCTGAAACAACCTTCTTTTTCTGAAGTAAAAGCACgatatacatttttgtggaAGATAACTTTCAGCGTGTAAATGAGATATATGACAAGCATCCCTACGAAAATCTTTCTCGGATCATTTAAGCATTGACGCATTTCAAGTTGCATATCACAAGCTCACTTTGAGAGAAGAAAGTTAATTACAAGGTAATTTCATCAACCATTAGTTCGTAAAACCAAAAATGCGTGAAAGGGCTGACCATTGTAACCCGTTGTCCATATGAGCATCCAATGACGAAATCACCCGAGGCAATTGCTCCAATACCTGCAACGAGCAAATTCAAAGCAATAAAATTAGGATTGGAGCTTCCTCCAGGGTCACCTTAGttgaaattcataaattataacTATAGGAAGACCTGCATACCAGCTCAGTATTCTTGATAGTAGATGTCTTGGCAAAAAGACTCTTTGGTAGCTTCATCAGTTCCGCCTGAAGCATATCGAGAAATGTGTCAGCAACACATGAAGTACACGTTAAATCTATAGTGGCCCTAACGCATACTTCCTGTATTTTTTTTTCCCAATATAAAATAACTTACATGTTAATGCTACTAAGTATTTAAACATTCTTAAGCGAGAACCTTGTGCACAAAGCTTTAAAAAAAGACACTCCCTCTATAACCGTCTATAAAAAAGGCATTTAATTGAGCACGGAGTTTACAACAGTAGTTTAACATAAGAAACTATAAAAGTAGTTGATAAGCTAGTTGAGGATTTTGAAGTATTAAAAGCTATAAGTATTTGTGGAATGATATCACACATTAAGGAATGTCTCGAAATGGAAAGAGTgccacataaattaaaatggacaagGCAATACAATAGAGATCAAGTATGCATTGATAAATATAGCAAAGGCGGAAGTgattcgaaaaaaaaaaaacctaattagcAGCTTATTGCCTTGAAGGTCACTCACAATTGCTATTGTTGTTAACAATAGAGACTGAAGCAATTGAAGAAATCTCTTTTTTTGGTTTCCCGCACTACCAATCAATCACACTTCAGCCAAAAACAACTAATAAACCCCAATTGCGAAAAGTGTAATCTTTGTTCTATGTGGAGCTGTATTCAGCATTTCAGGCATACCCACAAAGATAATTTAACTATTAGACGAAATCAAGTACACCAATTACTACAAGAGCATAAGCAAACAACTGGGAAATTAGTTTTAGATGAATTgatctagaaaaaaaattaaggaaggAAAGAGAGAAGAGGTGCCTGAGATGGGGAAGACTGAAACATGAGATGGAGGAGATTGGAAGTAGACTGTATAGACTGTGTAATTTGATCAGCCACCATCGTTTTTGCTGTCCCATCTCTGCTACTGCCGCCCTTGACGGTCGACGGCGGCGTTGCCATCAAAATTTTCTCGGTGGGTACAGAGTGTCTGACTCTTGAGTTCGCCTGAATTGtgaattcacaaaaaaaaaaaaaacaatttttttccctttccaATTTGTGTTTCTCAcgttttatgttttaaaaaaaaacttcccCAAAATGTAACCTAGACtctcacaaaaaataaataaaataatgcagGTATTAGTGTCGTGTATTACTGGTTGATACTTTTTTTTCTATCGATGTATATTAGTTATAACACTCTATTATATATTAAGGTGTGTATTGTTAATATCATGTATATCTAGATATTAcaaatgtaataattttaatataataaaagatttAACTGTCTCTCGAAAgggtttttacatttttttcactATAAAAGTAAAGGATATTTTtgtaaacatttttttataatgtcATACCTACtatttttaatgcatcaaactaaacaatacattaaaataatatatgtataattaatgtaagcataactaatacatgtattACTAATGCAAGCATTATAAATACACTTTAttttgcattattattattattatacactctaccaaaaCGATACCTTAATGTATCCAAAAAATTTGCCCCAAATAATTctaattcactaaattgtctaTTTACGGGTTTATACGGATTCAATTTGCTCataatttgtatatgtattaaaaaaatttattaaatataaattattatatatttacttaaaGCTAGGGGTGAGTGCAGTACTGGATTCTCGACTAACGGGAGTGTTCAATGGAAAATTAAACCAACGCACCAAACggaaattcattttcttttttggtttgGATTAATCTAGTATCCAATTATCCTTTAAGTTGGCaatatttagtttaatttgataTCTAATTTCACCATCTTTTTACTTTGATCGGTAAAATTTCTTATCTGACGAGATCTTAAATGATGAATTTTCCTACTGTATTATAAGTTTATGGCTTCAAAAGTCAGAAAGTTTATGTTTCATGCTTCAAAGCAGTGATTGACTCTTCCTCTACCAACCTTCCTAGATGACTAGATAGATACCATTTTCTACAGCCAATGCAAAACACAGATATACTCACATCCACATATATAACCATCTTAGCACATGGACACAGGGGATGAGAACCCTGTATCAGACACAAAGAGGAGAAAGGTTGAAGAGGCTGCAGATGCTTGAATAAGAGAAACAGGGGTTGCAAATTGCAATTGTAAAGTAGAATGACGCGCTGTCAGCATCTGATGATAAAGATGCATCTCCAGATAGCACACAATGTTGATATACTTTCACAAAGAGTATCACAGCAACAATAGTGCAATATGAAGTAAACGTTCCAAAGTTCCAAGTTAAGTTGCTGGGCTTGTCACGAAAAGATGAAGCTTACAGTAATTTCCTGAAATTATGTTCATCTTAAAAAGGTATCCCAGCTGCCACATTACACCCCTTGAGGTACAAACCCTTTCTCGGGCCCTGCGTGAATGCAGGATGCTTCATCCTTTCACGCTGATCAAATTACAGATTTAGGAGCATTACTTCCAAGCTATACACAGAAAAACAAGTATATCTGTAGCACAATCCTGCCAAACTTAAGAAAAGCATTCAGGAGTAGCGCATATTATCAGGAGGAGAAAAGCTAGCAGCAGTCTCCAGGATAGCCCCTTGACACTATCTATTAGGGTGCCAGAATAGCTTTCACAATAGGTCAGACTACTAGGAACTGTGTGTTCCCAAACTAATTCAAAAGAATATGCTTAGACTTCCTTTTTCTAGTAGAGGAAGTGGATAAATATGAGGAAGAGGAAATATACAGAATTGTGAAAGAACAATTCCAAGCCCCCAACAAACTGCCAATTCTGACCTGTTGAAGTGCCAATCTCTATCCAGCACTTTTTAGCTCTAAGAAGCCTGCAATTTCTTCCTCAAAATCAACCCCTCGTAGAGGATCAATCCCCTTAGCCCCACCATTTGTAGATAGATGAAGAAAAAAGTCCagcatatttgatttttttttttaaaactggtaattttcatattttattttattttttttaaaaaaaatttacacatGCATTTAACTTGAAAAGAAGTTGAAACTTTGTGAATGGGGGAAAATTACTTGAAAAACTTGTCAAAACCattttttcaaacttaaaacTTTAATGTATACCCAAACGGtttattgaataaaaatttgTATGGACAAACAGGTGAAGtctttcatctttttaaaaaatatgcagCCATGAGTGCTAAATTTAAATAAAGCAAACACTTTACTCCACAGTACTGAGCATTGGTATTTGGATAGTCTTAAAGATCATTCTTGCAATCTTTGCACATCTGAAACTCCTGTCACTCGTAATAATGAGTCATATTTTTCTCAATGAGCCATCATATATGCACAACATATCAACCATGACAATTATTTGAGAGGGACTTCCCGGCGCGAATCCGGATTTAGTCGGGCTCCAATGTGAATACTGGACACCGGGtgggaaattttaaaaaaagacaacTACTTGAGAGGGAATTTGGTGCCACGAGGAGATTTATTGCTCAGTAGGGTGGAGATGTACTCATGTAATTAGCTAAGGGATGCTCCAGACAGCTGACCAAGGTTACTTGAGAGTGCAGATGGAGTTAAGCACCTGCCCATTCACAGACCAAGGGAAGGGGAAAGTCGAAAAGGATTAAAAGGAGGAAGCTAGTAGCGGCTAAGGGGAATGAAGTACCACAGAGAGATCATTTTTACCAAAAACAACCTGCTTGAAGTGTCTTTATTGCATTAACATAGTACATATAAGCCAGAAATGGAACTCCTAATCTTCTTTGCTATTGAAATGGCAAGGTGTTACTTTTTGTTGATAGAAACATAAACATGATGAAAGTTTTATGCAAATGATATACTGAATGAGCAAAGAATCAAACCACAGTTATCTCTATTTATTCTTTAAACAAATCATAGTCATCTCTATTAATTACAAAATGAGAAAAGAGATGCCATCTGCATTTCAAAGAGAAATTGCGTAGATGCAAGCTGCAAGGCAAggaaacataaattataatgtaagATTGCTTTCCAGTAAGGAATAAGAGAAAATGAAGCTCAATATTTTCTATTGTGTTCCTCATTCTCCGGTCCTATTCTGAAATAGAACTATATTGCAAAGAACAAGTTTCAGTTGAAAAGCAATTGAAATCTATAAACCATTCCAAACACTACGTGAACAATAATTTCCCAGTTAGATAAAGGAATAAAGATAAACTAACATTAGAATGCTCGCGAGGGAGGACCTGAAGCCTTCTCTATAGTCTGGAGAAGTAAAACTTCAAATTCTTCATCAATCTAACCCTCCTTAAGGAGATAAGTATCACACTTACGTTACAGCAAGCTCATTCATATATACATTGCATACTAAGAAAGGAAGTATTATTTGACTATTTACTCGAGGTAATTAGTAGACAGTTCAAACCTCATGATGAAGAAGCAGCCCTAATAGCTTTCTGCAACTCACTCTCAACATCACTTGCTCGATTCCCGTTGGAGGAGTTCTTCTTCACCTCTTTCTTCGGATTCTCTCCCCCACTATTCCTCTTATTCCTCCACTGCTCAAATCCTCCTGAATTCTCAATCACCTGCACACCTACAAACTCTGCCTCACCAACACCCTTCCTACCACCATTCCCCATCTTCATTTCCTCCAACCTATGTTTCATCTCTCTATTCTCTCTCTGCAGCATCTCCAACTCGTTTTTCATCCAAAAGCACATACCTTTCAGCAACTCTGTTTCGCGTGAATTCTTATCCTTCTTCTCCTTCACCTCCTTAACTTCCTCAATTCTCTTAATCCCGATCTTATTCACACTTAAAAACGGCATCCTGCTTCCCAAATCCTTTGGAAAATTCACACCCCAACGACAATCCATCACAACCTTATTAGTCAAAGGCATTTCCGTCTTCGCCATTACAGCAATCCCCTTAAAGACAGAATCTTTCGCATAATCCTCCATCGAGAATTCCTTAAAACTCGATGGCCTCTCCAAAGGAACAAACCCAAATGAATTTCCATCACCATTCTGCTTACCCACGGCAGTAGAACTAGAATTCAGGTCAGAAGTAGTGGTTTTACGAAGCGAAAAGGAACCCAATTGGGGTTTGAAGAGAAGGGTAAAAGTGGGATTTTGATTAGAATTCAAAGGGGAGAAGGTAAAGTTAGCAGAAATGACTAAAGGTGAGTTCTTGGGAGACCCAAAAACCCCAATTCCAGATTTGAGCGTCAGAGTTAAAGGAGGGGCGATTGGGGTGGTGGAGCTGGGAGTGATGGGAGTTGAGGCAGTGGAGTAAGCGAGTTTAAGAGTAGGTCCAGAAGGGAAACTGGTGGCAAGAGAAAGGGAGAGATCAGAAGGGTGATGGGTGGTGGTagagaagcaagaaaggaaagGAAGATTGAAAATGGAAATGGGGATTTTGGCACGGAGGAGAAGTGGGTGTGTTTGTGATTGTTTTTGGTGATTCTGGGTTTGAGAATTCTCTTGGAGTTTCAGTGAGAGCTTCATCGTTTTTCTCTTTGAATGTAAAATGGAAGCTTAACGTTTATGGGGATACTTGCCTTACCAAGATTGTGAAGCAGAGAAGCTCTGGAGAAAAAGCTGAGTCTGAAGATGCTATGTTGACGGGATGTTGATTTGGGCTTTAAACAATGGGCCTAAAGCTAAAGGAAATGGGCCTAAAAAATTTCATGGCAAACAGATTTaaggaaataatattttatagggcaactttcacatatagcaaacaaaaaaatcatatttgtataatatagcaaactttgcataattgcgctccatagcaaacataaaaactgtataattcgctatacatataaaagtgtataattcgctggcctaaattgtataattcgctagcctaaattgtataattcgctggcctatttcgctgcaattgtataattagttttgcatacagttgaatcgaattaaaatgtatctatattgcataattataagtgtatagcaagaagatatatgtttttctcgctttatacaaaaacagaaacacaatatatacacttctgttgtataaagctagaaaaaattgtatttcactgcaattgtataattcacaattgtataattctttggcctttttctctgcaatatttaaagtaaaatgtttgtaaattatataattaagtgtataacacgaagatatacatttttgcatgtgtatatacaattttctctcgctttatacaaaacagaaattatacacttctgtgtataaagcgagagaggcgagaatgggagagtggcgagcgagacttctgggagagagacgcctggcaaatttttgccaacgtttgctatggagcacaattaaatcaaaccctagctattccatttaatttaggttattagtttgctattttatacaattttccctattttataTCCCTATAGTTATAGTTTATCTAATTACGTTTTATaggtataatttaatttgttatgcaatgttaattttgttttttaataaattgataCATAATGCTAAATATGGTAATAGAAAATTTACCTAATCCCATGATTCAagctaaatattttaaattaaatattttttttataaaagagttcTATAACGATACAAACACcataacaattatttttctcataCTATTGATgccaaaattaaacaaaaagtaATGGTTAATTAATATTCTTGTCGCCTATAaagaatttctttcaattaaatttcatgttttgaacaataaaaaagaatatttttgatttttaaattgaaattttcaTATACGAATTTTGGTTGTTTTGAATCTATTAGAATTATTGGTTcaacaaattaaatgaaattgtcCGTATGTTAATCAACTTTTATCATTTTGTATATGTggcatatgtatatatgaattgtATGTGTCGAAAAGAAAAGGTTGTGATTTGTTTTCATTAacatattatgatttatattttgttaagatatgtatatttcttatattacgtatatatataaatatataatagtgtaaaattaattgaagtaattgtataaatattttgttatgtaAATAATTGTAAATCTATAACTCTGTCAATATACAAGTGTTTTGATTTGTACATGTATACTgatcatttatgaatatgtataatGCTATGATTTACTTTGATTATATATACAAATGATGATATGTTTACCTTGTATAATGCTTAACATTAGGCCTTCATTCAACCATTCCCAGAAGGCTGTATCTATAACTCTGTCAGTATACAAgtgttttgatt
Proteins encoded in this region:
- the LOC101245175 gene encoding uncharacterized protein, with amino-acid sequence MKLSLKLQENSQTQNHQKQSQTHPLLLRAKIPISIFNLPFLSCFSTTTHHPSDLSLSLATSFPSGPTLKLAYSTASTPITPSSTTPIAPPLTLTLKSGIGVFGSPKNSPLVISANFTFSPLNSNQNPTFTLLFKPQLGSFSLRKTTTSDLNSSSTAVGKQNGDGNSFGFVPLERPSSFKEFSMEDYAKDSVFKGIAVMAKTEMPLTNKVVMDCRWGVNFPKDLGSRMPFLSVNKIGIKRIEEVKEVKEKKDKNSRETELLKGMCFWMKNELEMLQRENREMKHRLEEMKMGNGGRKGVGEAEFVGVQVIENSGGFEQWRNKRNSGGENPKKEVKKNSSNGNRASDVESELQKAIRAASSS
- the LOC101245663 gene encoding tobamovirus multiplication protein 2B; its protein translation is MATPPSTVKGGSSRDGTAKTMVADQITQSIQSTSNLLHLMFQSSPSQAELMKLPKSLFAKTSTIKNTELVLEQLPRVISSLDAHMDNGLQCVPQLKTVMQLLSNIENCQLKTLSRAQAIQQETESVEQPPKRANLP